In Spirochaetota bacterium, the DNA window ATGCATCCTCGAGGCGGCCTGCATACTTGGTAAGGCAATAGCATTCACCGGTCAGGATATTCGCTTTTCTGCGTCCTCGGGGCAGCGGCAGTATACCGTACCCGTCCGGAAGCTGTTCATCCGGGAAATTGAGAAGAAATGTGAGCGTGGAGAACACTATTGCAGCACGCCCGCTCATGAGACGTTCAAAACCAGTGCGCCAAGTGATGTTCGCATGGTCAATATCGGACATGGAACAGAGCTTCGCGTAGAACGAGAACGCCTGCATGGTCCGACTGTCATGCGGATCGAATAGCGAAGTTTCAGAAATTGATCCTTCATTCTGAAGAATCAATGGAAAAAGGTCGTAGAAATTTGGATCGGCAAAATAGCCGTATGCCCGTTCCGGCTCGTACAGCCGTTCAACGGCGGCGAGGAATTCATCCCATGTCCAGTCCGCCGACGGTATCGGTATCCCTTTCTCTTTGAACCGTTTCAGATCGCAGAAAAGATAGAACGGGGAATATTTTCTCGGCAGACCGAAACAGGTACCCTGCACACGGAACAGGTCGAGCACCTTCTGCGGATACACGTCCGGGCAATTCGTTTGAATGAACGTATCAAGCGGCATGAAATACGCTGCATTGCGCTTCGCATAGTCCATCGACAACTGAATGATATCCGTACTGCTGAGGTTCTCTACTGTATACGGCATCCGGTCAGGCCACGTAACAGTTACCCCATCGTTGTTCATCTGAAATCGTCGAATAATCTCTTCGTGGAATCTCCGGTCGGCAGGATAATGCCGTGCCAGAGACACTCTCACCGTCCGCGCTCGGATCATCTCGGTGCGTATGAACGATCCGATGCCGTGCTGCTTTACAAGCAGGTTCTTTCTAACGAGATGCTGCAGTGCCTTACGTACGGTCGTGATCGAAAGACCGTATTGCTTCATGAGCTTCAGTTCACTGGGCAGCCGGAATGTGCGCTCCCCTGACATATGTGCCTCAAGCAACAGCGCGTCGGCAAGTGTGATATATCTCGGTTTGTCCATTTTTTCCATTGAATTCATAAAGATGGCACTCAGTGCACTCTCTTAATATATAATAGTCAAATATCAAATAAAGTCAAATTTTAAGATACTGAGTACTAAATCACACACGACCCGATGCAAGAATATTCATACTATTTTCATGCATTCAAGTCATTTCCAGCGAAAGCTATGCGCTAAATCCTGGCTTTCCCATTGATACTCGCGGTCTGGTACCGATTTGTTAAATCGCCACAGCTTGACAAAACCCCCGTAGTATCGTTAAGTAGCATATGCCCGGCGAACGGGTGAAGGAGCGCGCATGCTTGCCAAGCGTGTCATACCCTGCCTTGACATCAGGAACGGACGCGTCGTAAAAGGCGTCAATTTCGTCAATATCCAGGACGCCGGCGACGCGGTGGAGAACGCCATATTCTACGACCGCGAATGCGCCGATGAGATAATATTCCTTGACATTACCGCCACCCATGAGAACAGAAAGACCGTGGACCTTGCCAGACGCGTGGCCGAATCGATATTCATCCCGTTCACCATCGGCGGCGGCATAAGCACGGTCGATGACATGCGCGGGCTTCTCGTGGCAGGTGCGGACAAGATATCGATAAACTCGGCTGCGGTGAAAAACCCGTCGCTTATCGATGAAGGCGCGCGCGCGTTCGGATCGCAATGCATCGTGGTAGCCTGCGACGCCAAGCGTAACGGCAACGGCGGATGGGAAGTCTATGTATCCGGCGGCCGCATACCGACCGGCATTGATGCGCTCCAATGGATAATCGAGGCGGAAAAGCGCGGCGCGGGCGAGATACTTCTCACGAGCATGGATGCCGACGGCACGAAGAACGGCTATGACAATGAGCTCAATTACGCCGTATCATCGAAGGTGAAAATACCGGTGATAGCCTCGGGCGGCGCCGGCACGGTAGAACACATGGTCGATGCCGTCAAGACAGGGAATGCCGATGCCGTCCTTGCAGCGAGCATTTTCCACTACCGCGAGTTATCGGTCCGCGATGTCAAGAACGCCCTTGCCGCCGCGGGCATACCGGTGCGGCTGACCGGGGGCTACTCGAACGCCTCTCTCAGTGAGAATGCCAGCGGCAACGGGTGACGTCCATCGATGAAAAAAGAAAAATACGATGTAACACTTTCCATCGTCACGTATAATCATGCGCGGACGATAAACGACATCCTTCGCAAGGCCGAAGCTGCGCTGAAAAAGGACCGCCTGCGTCATCGCATCATCGTCGTCGACAGCGCTTCTACCGACGGCACGGCGGACCTCATACGCAGGGAATTCCCCCGTATATTGGTCATCGTGAGCGCGAACAGGGGCTACGGCGCCGGGCAGAACATCGCCATGCGCCTGTCGATGAAGGATTCACGCTATCACGCGGCGATAAATCCCGATATTACATTCCCGCCGGGGACGATACGCGGGCTTTTTGAATATCTCGAGAAGAACACTGATGTATCGCTCGTTACACCGAAGATTGTGTACCCCGACGGACGGCTCCAGTATCTCTGCAAACTCCTCCCGACACCGCTCGATTTTTTCGTGCGCAGGCTCTTACCCCTGCCCATCCTGCTTTCATGGATAAACGAACGCTTCGAGATGCGTGCGTCCGGCTACCGCGCGATCATGCCCGTCCCGTTCATTTCCGGCTGCTTCATGATGATGCGCACGAGCGCCCTTCAACGGTCCGGACTTTTCGATGAGAACTACTTCCTCTTCTGCGAGGATATCGATCTCACGCGCAGACTTCACCAGTTCGGCACAACGATGTTCCATCCGTCACTCCGCGCAACGCATGACCATATGCGCAAGTCATTTCTCGATCTGAAGATGTTCTTCATTTACCTCCGATCAACGCTCTATTATTTCAATAAGTGGGGATGGTTCTTCGACAAGGAGCGAAAGAGAACGAATCGCGAGGCGATGGACTTTCTTAAAAAGATGAAAAACGGCACGGCACGATGATAAAGAGCGGAAGGACAGTACTGATCACCGGCGTGAACGGATATATCGGCTCCACATTGGCCGGGCAGCTGAAAAAGAAATATTCCGTCATCGGTATTGACAGACAGGAGAATGCGAACGCTGAACTTGCCGGCATCACGTATCACAAAGCGGATATTACCGATAGAAGCAGCATACCGACAGCCGTCGAGAAGGCATCCATTCTTATCCACTGCGCAGCGCTCGTGCACAACAGGTCGAAGGACCTCTCGCGTGAGAACTATTTTCGCGTGAACGTAACGGGTACGGAGAACATTCTCTCCTGCGTGAAGCGATCGTTACGCCGCATCATCTTCCTCAGCACGATATCCGTGTACGGCACGCAGAACGGAGCGCTCGACGAAGGCGCACCGCTCATCCCCGAAGAACCCTATGCCGAGAGTAAGATCGCCGCCGAGAACGCCATTCTCACCTTCTCGAAAAAGCATGCCGTACCGGCGACGATATTCCGTCTCGCACCGGTATACGGCGCGGATTTTCTGCTGAACCTTTCCAAACGCATCTATCTCCCCGGGAAACGCGCGTTCTACCGCATCGGCTCGGGCGAACAGCGCGTGTCGCTCTGCTCCGTGCACAACGCCGTCGATATCATCATCCGAGGCATCGAGGACAGGAAATTCAACGGCCGCACCTTCAATTGCGCCGATGCGAGTGCGTACTCCATCAACGATATTATCCGCGCTTTTCAGAAGCGATACCACACACGGAGAATGCCGATACTCACGATACCGCCCGCCCTGCCGCTTGCGTTGTTGCATATCTTCGGTATAGTTGTACCCGCCAAGGCGAAATTCTACCGGCGGCAGCTCATGAAGATAGCGGACGATGCGCTCTACGATACGGGCGCGCTCGCCAAAACACGCGCCGTGCGGCAATGGGATATCACGCGGACGCTCGCGAACACTCCGGGAAAGGACGGCTGACATGTACGCATTGATCAAGCGCATCATCGACATCACCCTTTCGCTCATCGCCCTTATCTGCGTATCACCGCTCTTCATCGTGATAGTCCCGATACTGCGCTTTACCGGCGAGGGCGAAATATTCTTCCTGCAGCCGCGCGTAGGCATGCATAAGAAAATATTCGGCCTCATGAAATTCGCCACCATGCTTAAGAACAGCCCCGCCTCCGGCACAGTCACGACGAAGGATGATCCTCGCGTGCTCCCCCTGGGGAAATTCCTCAGAAAAACGAAAATGAACGAGCTGCCGCAGATACTCAATGTATTCAAGGGCGACATGTCCCTTGTCGGCCCGCGCCCGCTCACCGAGGAAGTGTTCCGCTATTATCCGAAACACGCACAGAAGTGCATTGCATCCGTACGCCCCGGCGTCACGGGCCTGGGCTCGATATTCTTCCGCGATGAAGAAAGCATACTTGCCGCATCGAAAAAGAACACCATGAAATGCTACCGCGAGGACATACTGCCGCTCAAGGGCTCGCTCGAGGAATGGTATGCCGACAACCGAAGCATACGTACCGACATGAAGATAATCATCGCAACAGCCATAGTGATACTGTTCCCGCGCTCGAACATACCGCTCGCCTGGTTCGCGGTACGCGACCGCATCGAGGCATCTTCCCTGCGAAGCTATTTCATCCGTAATAAGGAACGCGCATGAACGATGCATTGCTGAAAAAGGTGCTCAGGCGAGACGGTTCGCTCTTTACAGCGGATATCGCGCGGCATCGCACCGAGATTTCCAATGCGGTAGAGAACGCTCGCGTGCTCGTTATCGGCGCGGCTGGCTCCATCGGCGCGAGCTTCGTCAGGCAGATACTCCCGTTCGCCCCGCGCGCGCTCCATCTCGTCGATATCAGCGAGAACAATCTCGTCGAAGTGGTCCGCGATGTGCGCTCATCATCGACACCCGTCCCCGATGATCTTAAGACATTCGCGGTAGCGATGGGGTCGGATGAATTCCATCATCTCCTTCGTTCCGAAAAGCCCTACGATTACACGGTCAATTTCTCGGCGCTCAAACATGTCCGTTCCGAGAAGGACCCATTCACGCTCATGCGTATGTACAACACGAACGTGCTCGCGGTGAAAAGGCTCCTCGATGCCGTGCCGAAAAGGAGCATGCGCAAACATTTCTCGGTATCGTCCGACAAAGCGGCGAACCCGGCAAGCGTCATGGGCGCCACTAAGGTGTTCATGGAGCGTCTTCTCCTTTCCTATGCGGACCGCATCCCGTTCTCGACCGCGCGTTTTGCCAATGTCGCGTTCTCCGACGGCAGCCTTCTTCACGGTTTTCTTGTGCGCCTCCGGAAAATGCAGCCCCTCTCGGCGCCGTTCGATGTAAAACGCTATTTCATTTCCGAGCAGGAAGCCGGTGAGCTGTGCCTCCTCTCCTGCTTTCTGGGGAAGAACCGCGAGATATTCTTCCCGAAATTGAGCGAGCATGATGACATGTACACCTTCTCGCAGATAGCGGCGGAAGTGCTTGCGTTTCACGGGTACACGCCGCTCGCGTGTTCTTCCGAGGTGGAGGCGCGCTCGCGCATGACAGAGCGCTCCCCTTCGGACAAGAGATGGCCCTGCTATTTCTTCGAAAGCGATACGATGGGCGAAAAGCCCTTTGAGGAATTTCACACCGCCGACGACATCATCGACATGGACCGGTTTACGAGTACCGGCATCATCGTACGTGCGGAGCACAGGGACGATGGTGTAAAAAAGGCAATGGACTCTTTCGAACGGATACGAAAGAAAAACTTATGGTCTCTTGACGAGATGATAACTGCGATAAGGATAGCCGTACCGGAACTATCACGCGAAGAGAAGCGTATGAACCTCGATCAGAAGATGTAGCTCGGCGAATCTACGCCTTGGTCTGCTGCTTTTCCGCGGTTATCTGGGCTTTTATCGCATTTGCCTCGAGTCGGCCTTCTTTGCATGCCCGCGAAATTTCCTGAAGTGCCTTGCGAACCTTCGTTGTTGCCGCCTTGATGCGTTTAACCTCAAGCCGTGTTACTTCTTCATCAAGCCCGGTAATGAGCATTTTGATCTTTTCAACTGCCTGCATGTCGTCACCCTCAAGTGAATTTTATCGTATTATACAGGAATCCCGTATTATGTCAACTAGAGCCCCCGCCGGACACTATGTCCAGACCACCGGCGCTGTACCACCGGAATGTTCATCAAGTGATTTTTTCCAATACTCCCGTTCCGCACGTTCAACACGCACGGTAGTGCTTCGTTTTATCCTCCGCATATAGACCGAATGATCGTTCGTGTCGAAATGGATGACTCGTCCTTCAAGCCCGCCGAGGTCCGACGCAACAAGGGGTATCCTTTCCGTCCGGAGGAATTCGATGATGAAGCGGCAGTTCACATCGCCGACCGCCATGAAGGAATCGCGTTTCCGTTCGGCGTCCTCCACCGTATCGAGCACCGCACCTCCGCCGAACGCCTTTGCACGAAGCCGCGAACGATCGGCCCCGCGTTTCATAAGGGCGTTGATGAGCAGTTCCATCGCATGCACACCGTAGCGGCCCGCTTCGGTCATGCATACGGGTGTCTCAAGGGCGTAGCGGTAATTCGCAAGAAGAAAATGGTTCATGCCCGCGACGCGCGCCGTCTCATCGTACAGACAGGCAGCGACGCAGGAGCCGAGCAAGGTCGCTATCTCAATGCTCCCATTCGTGACGTAATGTTCACCGGAGAAGAGCGT includes these proteins:
- a CDS encoding chemotaxis protein CheD translates to MHEHVIPSHDGTMRHRVTLFSGEHYVTNGSIEIATLLGSCVAACLYDETARVAGMNHFLLANYRYALETPVCMTEAGRYGVHAMELLINALMKRGADRSRLRAKAFGGGAVLDTVEDAERKRDSFMAVGDVNCRFIIEFLRTERIPLVASDLGGLEGRVIHFDTNDHSVYMRRIKRSTTVRVERAEREYWKKSLDEHSGGTAPVVWT
- a CDS encoding sugar transferase, translated to MYALIKRIIDITLSLIALICVSPLFIVIVPILRFTGEGEIFFLQPRVGMHKKIFGLMKFATMLKNSPASGTVTTKDDPRVLPLGKFLRKTKMNELPQILNVFKGDMSLVGPRPLTEEVFRYYPKHAQKCIASVRPGVTGLGSIFFRDEESILAASKKNTMKCYREDILPLKGSLEEWYADNRSIRTDMKIIIATAIVILFPRSNIPLAWFAVRDRIEASSLRSYFIRNKERA
- a CDS encoding NAD(P)-dependent oxidoreductase, with amino-acid sequence MIKSGRTVLITGVNGYIGSTLAGQLKKKYSVIGIDRQENANAELAGITYHKADITDRSSIPTAVEKASILIHCAALVHNRSKDLSRENYFRVNVTGTENILSCVKRSLRRIIFLSTISVYGTQNGALDEGAPLIPEEPYAESKIAAENAILTFSKKHAVPATIFRLAPVYGADFLLNLSKRIYLPGKRAFYRIGSGEQRVSLCSVHNAVDIIIRGIEDRKFNGRTFNCADASAYSINDIIRAFQKRYHTRRMPILTIPPALPLALLHIFGIVVPAKAKFYRRQLMKIADDALYDTGALAKTRAVRQWDITRTLANTPGKDG
- the hisF gene encoding imidazole glycerol phosphate synthase subunit HisF, translated to MLAKRVIPCLDIRNGRVVKGVNFVNIQDAGDAVENAIFYDRECADEIIFLDITATHENRKTVDLARRVAESIFIPFTIGGGISTVDDMRGLLVAGADKISINSAAVKNPSLIDEGARAFGSQCIVVACDAKRNGNGGWEVYVSGGRIPTGIDALQWIIEAEKRGAGEILLTSMDADGTKNGYDNELNYAVSSKVKIPVIASGGAGTVEHMVDAVKTGNADAVLAASIFHYRELSVRDVKNALAAAGIPVRLTGGYSNASLSENASGNG
- a CDS encoding glycosyltransferase family 2 protein, producing MKKEKYDVTLSIVTYNHARTINDILRKAEAALKKDRLRHRIIVVDSASTDGTADLIRREFPRILVIVSANRGYGAGQNIAMRLSMKDSRYHAAINPDITFPPGTIRGLFEYLEKNTDVSLVTPKIVYPDGRLQYLCKLLPTPLDFFVRRLLPLPILLSWINERFEMRASGYRAIMPVPFISGCFMMMRTSALQRSGLFDENYFLFCEDIDLTRRLHQFGTTMFHPSLRATHDHMRKSFLDLKMFFIYLRSTLYYFNKWGWFFDKERKRTNREAMDFLKKMKNGTAR
- a CDS encoding polysaccharide biosynthesis protein; this translates as MNDALLKKVLRRDGSLFTADIARHRTEISNAVENARVLVIGAAGSIGASFVRQILPFAPRALHLVDISENNLVEVVRDVRSSSTPVPDDLKTFAVAMGSDEFHHLLRSEKPYDYTVNFSALKHVRSEKDPFTLMRMYNTNVLAVKRLLDAVPKRSMRKHFSVSSDKAANPASVMGATKVFMERLLLSYADRIPFSTARFANVAFSDGSLLHGFLVRLRKMQPLSAPFDVKRYFISEQEAGELCLLSCFLGKNREIFFPKLSEHDDMYTFSQIAAEVLAFHGYTPLACSSEVEARSRMTERSPSDKRWPCYFFESDTMGEKPFEEFHTADDIIDMDRFTSTGIIVRAEHRDDGVKKAMDSFERIRKKNLWSLDEMITAIRIAVPELSREEKRMNLDQKM
- a CDS encoding extracellular solute-binding protein, translating into MDKPRYITLADALLLEAHMSGERTFRLPSELKLMKQYGLSITTVRKALQHLVRKNLLVKQHGIGSFIRTEMIRARTVRVSLARHYPADRRFHEEIIRRFQMNNDGVTVTWPDRMPYTVENLSSTDIIQLSMDYAKRNAAYFMPLDTFIQTNCPDVYPQKVLDLFRVQGTCFGLPRKYSPFYLFCDLKRFKEKGIPIPSADWTWDEFLAAVERLYEPERAYGYFADPNFYDLFPLILQNEGSISETSLFDPHDSRTMQAFSFYAKLCSMSDIDHANITWRTGFERLMSGRAAIVFSTLTFLLNFPDEQLPDGYGILPLPRGRRKANILTGECYCLTKYAGRLEDASALLAELSGEYARALLFRERILMPVTGKNVFFPGVPDVQKEVACSSVISLWTDREIAHCALPALRAIFHASEGDLEEACIRLKDDIDMIVHKRNEIESHVLIQ